The following proteins come from a genomic window of Tepidiforma thermophila:
- a CDS encoding nucleotidyltransferase domain-containing protein: MDPRTRAVADWLAERLARHPAVRRVILFGSRARGDHRERSDIEFAIDAP; encoded by the coding sequence ATGGACCCCCGCACCCGCGCCGTCGCCGACTGGCTCGCCGAACGCCTCGCCCGGCACCCAGCCGTCCGGCGCGTCATCCTCTTCGGCTCACGCGCCCGCGGAGACCACCGCGAACGCTCCGACATCGAATTCGCCATCGACGCCCCCTGA